The following DNA comes from Hordeum vulgare subsp. vulgare chromosome 3H, MorexV3_pseudomolecules_assembly, whole genome shotgun sequence.
TGCAAATATTCAGTAGTTGAAAAAAATAAGATCAGTGAGTGCACTTCGACCCTTGCCACTAGGCTACTCCTTAGTTCTCAAAAAGTATATATACTCCTAATAACTAGACCTAGTAAAAAGTAATAACCGTGCGTAACATAGGTAGGACAACTGACTGCGTGGCTAGTCACTCTCCCATCAAGCGCAGCACATCATCTACTTCAGGGCAGCTCCCGATGATATCAAAGAGCACATCCTGGGCCACCTCATCTATGCCCCCGAGCGGCAGCAACACGGAATGCATCGGCGGCAGATCGTCCTTTTCCCGGTCACCATAGCTTTCGACCCCCTGCATGCAGCCGTAGTAAAGCTTCATAAGCTCGTTGATCGGGCTCCGGCTCTCCTCTGTGATTGCAGTAGCCAGCTGATCCGGCAGCATTATGGTCAGCTCTGACCCGCTCCCACCCGAGCTGCCGCTGCGAGACATCTCGCGCTTGCGTTTGTCCTGCGCGCCGCGCACAACGCTCTCCAGGCCATCGTCGTCCCTCTCCTTcccagccttcttcttcttcacctcctccccctcctcctcctcctcctcctcccggtcgAACGGCGTGATACACAGCGAGCTCTTTAGCCGGCTGCCAAGCGCCTCCTCCTGCCTAAGCACCTTGGACCAGGTCTCCGACTCCTTGGCGCTCATCTTCTGCTGCAGCCGCTTGGACTGCCACACGAGCTTGCGCATCTGGTCGAAGCGCGGGCTCATGTGCTTGATCACCGCGCTGAGCAGCGAGATCTTCCACGCCTTCTTCAGGTCGTGCGGCTTCCGGTACGGTGGCACGCCCTGGTGAGCCTGCATCTCGCCCTGCGTGCCCCACCAGGACTCATGCCCCGTCGGCCACCACGGCGGCGCCAGGCCGCGCTCCAGCGGGAAGCTCCTCTGCGGTGGCTCGCAGTGCTGGATGAGTGCAGAGAGCACGGATCCGAGCGTGCTGTCCTGGATGTCCTGGAGACGATGCAGGGAGGAGGCCAGGCCCACCGGGCTCTCGCCCATGGGGCCGACCAGACCCATCGGGCCGGCGCGGTCGAAGCTCACGTTCTCCTTCCACCAGCCGCGGAGGCTGTCGGAGGAGCCGGACATGGGCTCGCCGGCCTCGTCGATGACGCCGTACACGAACCCGCGCGCGTTGCAGGCCTCCATCATCCTGAGCATGTGCCGGAGCACGCCGTCCTGCGCGCGCAGCATGGCCTTGCGGCGGCACCGCACGTCGGGAGGCTCCTCCTGGCCCGAGCCCGACATCGACGAGGACGCGCGTGCagctgcagccgccgccgccgccgccacgccccTGGCGCCGGCGCGGCCCTCGAGCCTCGTGAGCAGCATCTGGTCCTTCCACATGCGCTTCTTGAGGTCGGAGATCTCGACTGGTTCAGAGCCTGATTCGGAGTCGctcatctcctcctccccctcctgctgcCCCCCAGGGTCTGGACCGCCGGGCCCGTCCCCGTGCTCCATGCCCGACTCTGCGGGAAGATGCCTCCTACTACCGTGTGTGCCTTTATTCATGGAGTATAGCTGACAATTAGCAAAAAATGATCTATGACGAGCCAATGGTTGCACCGGCGAACTATTTATATGCGCGCCCGCGGTCGACGTGTCCAGTCGAGGAGAATTCAGTGGCCGGCGGCCGCCCGATGCATGTCGCGGCGTGGCTGCGAGCTCATGAATCTGGCCAAAGGACGTCTCGGGAATCTGAGCTCTATATATGTTTCAGTGTAAGCCCGTCCTGCCTTCGGCGTTCCAGGCTCTAGGCGAGCTAGCTACCCCGGTGTGCGCACATGGTTTTGGATATGGATCGGAAAATGACGGCAAGATATTACGCTCCCTTCCAGTCTCACTTTGTTTAGTCGTTTACGTGTATGGTTTTGACATGAGTTCATGTGCATGCGGTGGCGGGTGGGCGGGCATGCGTGCAAACATGCAAATTTTCTAAGTAGCGGTCGCCAAACGATACACATACTTGCCCTTAAAAATAATACGTACACGTTATGCATGAACCATCAAGCTCACATGATCTCAGCTTGAGAGGTAATATCCAGAAACACGTGCAGATTATTgatatgcggagatgatggattgTGTGTTGAGTTTGTGGTTGGTGACTAGTATGTATAGTTTTCTTCTCTTACACCTTCATTGAAGGAGGATGTTAGATCTCAAGTTTTGATGCCTCGATCTGATTCTTTCAACGGTTATGGTTTCGTTTTTGATGATGGACGGACGTTAGGCATCAAGCTTTGGGGattcttttgttttaattttaattttttgtttttactGGAGGTCCTTTGCGTAAAGATTAATTATTTGTTGTCTTTTAATTTTGTCAGACGTGATTTTTTTTGCGAAATCATCCAGGGGAAGTTCTTCCACCTGAATATATTGCCTAAAAACAGTCAAAATTAAAGGTCATCCTTAGGTTTCTGCTCATCCAGTTTATAAGAAAAAGCGGATCAAAAATTGAACAAGATGGACCCGTTTATGAGGATAACCAGACCAAAAATCATACAAGCAAAAGTAAACAAAGAAGAGGGAAAGAACACACAGACAAGGTATGCCTACCTGGCATATAGAAGGACCATCGCCATGAAAGACACTCATAGACGTGGGGTCTCGTCAAGAGATCACACTACGAGAACTTTGTAAGCAACCTAAAGCACCACACTTCTATGCATACCGATCACCATGGCACAACTCGGAAGTGTCCATAATCAACGAGGGCAATTAAACACGAACCTTAGCTAGGAACTCCGCCACGGAAAATCGGACCGATTAGCAAGGTGAGGAGGCATCTTGCACCATCAATGAGCAAAGTGAATAGAGGCATCACCAAGAGCACGTAGATCGCCGCAACACATCAACAACCATGGGAAGATATTGAGCATGCACATCAATAGGGGCGAGAAACCTTCACGAGGGAAAAAGGTATGGATGCATCACAACGCCGAAGACACTCTCGTCGAACCCCAAAGAACACCACCGAACTACCATTGTCGACTCCTACCGGccacaccaccaccagcagcatcCCCGCTGCTTGCCACTACCCAACAAAACAACATGGCCGACTTCTTGATGATACCTTCAAGAAGGGGTGCGACGCAAGGATGCGCCACCATCATCGGTTCCAAGCAGACCTCGAAGCAGAGTTTCCTTCAAAGTCGAGCATGGGATGGCGATATCAACATTTCAACAACCCCTCCAAGAAGGTTAGCGGCGCCCATGGGCGTCACCAACGTCGGCTCTAGGTAGAGCATGGCTTTCGGCCAGTTGAACATACACACACCCTAGGCACAGGCTATTCGAGGTAGACTACACACCTACACCACCATGAAGCTCCCAATTCGGACAACCGCATGCCAGAACTGACCCACACACGTCGGAATTACCTCAAGCAGATATGGAGAAGCAGCTTGCGGACATAGCCACCCTCACCACGAGGAGGCACACATCCGCGAAGCCATCCTACATCACGACCGCCAACTCCTCACAACGTGCTGCAGAGTGCCATCGAGCCTCCATATCCGACGTGGTTTAATTTCTACCTTGATCTTTATTATATAAATGAGACATGTATTATCATGCAAAAAAAACTCACATGGCTAGTCATGCATGTTTTAAAACATACGAGTAAAAGATATATCACTTTGCTATAGAACAATCTACCCCTAAAACATCAACGGAACCAGCGGGTGTGCTGGGTGTGCCGTGGCACACCTAGAAAGTTGATGTTTTATATAAATTGAAAATTATAATTTATTTGCATGAGACCCCGTTGGCCCACCTCATCCTTTTCTCCATCTCGCAACTTGCGACAGAGGCAGAGAGCGAGCGGAGCAAAGGACCTCGCCCTGCTCCCTGCTAGGGCTCGGTGCCGCCGCTTCTTGCGCTCGCGCTCGATCGCCGCCGGCCCGCCGCTGCTCGGtgttggacatatgccctagaggcaataataaaatggttattatcatatttccttgttcatgataatcatctatttttcatgctataattgtattaacaggaaacagtaatacatgtgtgaataaatagatcacaatgtgtccctagcaagcctctagttggctagctcgttagtcaatagatgatcatggtttcctgatcatgggcatttagatgtcattgataacgggatcacatcattgggagaatgatgtgatggacaagacccaatcctaagcatagcactagatcgtattgttcgtatgctaaagcttttctaatgtcaagtatcttttcctttgaccgtgagattgtgcaactcccggataccgtaggagtgctttgggtgtatcaaacgtcacaacgtaactgggtgactataaaggtgcactacgggtacctccgaaagtgtctgttgggttggtgcgaatcgagatcgggatttgtcactccgtgtgacggagaggtatctctgggcccactcggtagaacatcatcatgagctcaatgtgactaaggagttagtcacacgatgacgtgctacggaacgagtaaagagacttaccggtaacgagattaaacaaggtattggtataccgacgatcgaatctcgggcaagttctataccgacaaacaaagggaattgtatacgggattgattgaatccatgacatcgtggttcatccgatgagatcaccgtggagcaagtgggatccaccatgggtatctagaccccgttgatggttattggccggagaggtatctcggtcatgtctgcctgtctcccgaacccgtagggtctacacacttaaggttcggtgacgctagggttataaggaattattatacgaggttaccgaaagttgttcggagtcccggatgatatcccggacctcacgaggagctccggaatggtccggaggtaaagattgatatataggacggatggtttcggacaccagaagtgtttcgggcatcaccggtaacgtacaaggaccaccgggaccaccggaggtggtcccgggggtccaccgaaagggggcaacgaccccgggaggtaaggtgggccaagtgggggagggaaccagcccctaggtgggttggtgcgcctccccactcagcccaatgcgcacggGAGAtggaagggggggcaaaccctaggcacaggtgggccttaggcccaccagctggtgcgccaccccctcc
Coding sequences within:
- the LOC123440602 gene encoding ETHYLENE INSENSITIVE 3-like 5 protein, which translates into the protein MNKGTHGSRRHLPAESGMEHGDGPGGPDPGGQQEGEEEMSDSESGSEPVEISDLKKRMWKDQMLLTRLEGRAGARGVAAAAAAAAARASSSMSGSGQEEPPDVRCRRKAMLRAQDGVLRHMLRMMEACNARGFVYGVIDEAGEPMSGSSDSLRGWWKENVSFDRAGPMGLVGPMGESPVGLASSLHRLQDIQDSTLGSVLSALIQHCEPPQRSFPLERGLAPPWWPTGHESWWGTQGEMQAHQGVPPYRKPHDLKKAWKISLLSAVIKHMSPRFDQMRKLVWQSKRLQQKMSAKESETWSKVLRQEEALGSRLKSSLCITPFDREEEEEEEGEEVKKKKAGKERDDDGLESVVRGAQDKRKREMSRSGSSGGSGSELTIMLPDQLATAITEESRSPINELMKLYYGCMQGVESYGDREKDDLPPMHSVLLPLGGIDEVAQDVLFDIIGSCPEVDDVLRLMGE